In Akkermansia muciniphila, one DNA window encodes the following:
- a CDS encoding DMT family transporter — MKAYFFLALAIVLETVATSFMKESEQFSKLLPSAITVIGYAGAFYCLSLVLKNIPVGIAYAIWSGMGIVLISIIGWTVFKQHLDLPAISGLLLIIAGVLVINIFSNSVSH, encoded by the coding sequence ATGAAAGCGTACTTTTTTCTGGCGTTGGCTATTGTGCTGGAAACCGTAGCTACCTCCTTCATGAAAGAAAGCGAACAATTTTCCAAACTCCTGCCTTCCGCAATAACTGTCATTGGATATGCGGGCGCTTTCTACTGCCTCAGCCTGGTATTAAAAAATATCCCGGTGGGCATTGCCTACGCCATCTGGTCAGGAATGGGAATTGTGCTGATTTCCATCATTGGATGGACTGTATTTAAACAGCACCTGGACTTGCCGGCGATTTCAGGCCTGCTCCTCATCATCGCCGGGGTGCTGGTCATCAACATATTTTCAAACTCCGTCTCCCACTGA
- a CDS encoding metallophosphoesterase family protein, with product MKYLALFFIFLFQAVQAQDPAPWKIAIIGDTHDSPKRMEGSEGVAVNFIKTLYGEILKHNVDMVVQVGDMADIEGSAPVKGLSKRKELNNILREKGIPFYAVRGNHDSLPFRAEQFRELFLPTRKQGVQGLATRKLNYGIRHKNASLYFMDIDLTPDQLVDFSAWVKRNRSKANTVPRHCLVFTHRTLQTPMQFRECLWGRYNDSAAEQQNIFYRNLRDAGVRFVVTGHLHAHDLYVITSPDGKNTLTSLICAPAGNKVLPFPFLPPAKSRVKTLQYRSGITAYYILTIYPDSMTLDTYAAPNNGITDEGPQSGEFHKLNSYAIPMD from the coding sequence ATGAAATATCTTGCGCTATTTTTTATTTTTCTATTTCAGGCGGTACAAGCGCAGGACCCCGCCCCATGGAAAATCGCGATCATCGGCGATACGCATGACTCCCCCAAGCGCATGGAAGGAAGCGAGGGAGTAGCAGTCAACTTTATCAAAACCCTCTATGGGGAAATCCTGAAACACAACGTGGACATGGTCGTCCAGGTAGGGGACATGGCGGATATTGAAGGAAGCGCCCCCGTCAAGGGTCTGTCCAAACGCAAGGAACTCAACAACATTCTGAGGGAAAAAGGCATCCCCTTTTACGCCGTGCGCGGCAATCATGACTCCCTTCCTTTCCGGGCGGAACAATTCCGGGAACTCTTCCTGCCTACGCGGAAGCAGGGCGTCCAAGGGCTGGCCACCAGAAAACTGAACTACGGCATCCGCCATAAAAACGCTTCCCTGTATTTCATGGATATTGACCTCACCCCTGACCAGCTCGTGGACTTCAGCGCATGGGTCAAACGCAACAGAAGCAAGGCCAACACCGTTCCGCGGCACTGCCTGGTTTTCACCCACCGCACCCTGCAGACGCCCATGCAATTCCGGGAATGCCTGTGGGGCCGTTACAATGACAGCGCGGCGGAACAGCAAAATATCTTTTACCGTAATCTCCGGGATGCCGGAGTGCGCTTCGTCGTCACCGGGCACCTGCACGCCCATGACCTGTATGTAATTACCTCCCCGGACGGAAAAAACACCCTTACCTCCCTGATCTGCGCCCCCGCGGGAAACAAGGTGCTCCCCTTTCCCTTTTTGCCGCCGGCAAAATCCCGGGTAAAAACCCTGCAATACCGCTCCGGCATCACGGCCTACTACATCCTGACCATTTACCCGGATTCCATGACCCTAGACACCTACGCCGCCCCCAACAACGGCATTACCGACGAAGGCCCCCAAAGCGGAGAGTTCCACAAATTGAACTCCTATGCAATTCCGATGGATTAG
- a CDS encoding peptide ABC transporter substrate-binding protein produces the protein MRLFMMFCVMLLLAGCDTRTSVERAQEAGVLIVGNNAEPQSFDPHIATSVSDFKMINAVMEGLLRGDSRDDAVFHPAVAESWTHSPEADKWRFALRKGTVWSDGVPVTAHDFVYAYHRLLHPGFGGRYADMLYPLKNAEAYNRNRRSLLLCGPGSRLAGEEGLDEKVLAGVDWERLDGMGAGELEALRDAPSLMEWPAGMPEEGARKIAARMLEDVRAGKPDLWEEARVGVRAADDYTLEMELRSPMPQLPLLLLHCTWFPVPRHAVEARGGMLDRTGGWMRPGAAVGNGPFLMAEHRFNDYVEVRRNPRYRNASAVRLNGVRFLPTVNGFTETRMFFNGKLHVTNNVPPEMTAYARERGGDDFCQDDYYVTIFYRLNTSRAPLDDTRVRRALSLAVDREALVRDVVCGGGQPCFGFTPDGAGYKTPHGVEFNPEKARSLLAQAGFPGGKGFPRLELMTTSREVQKTMAEAIQGMWKKHLGIHVDIRSCEWTAYKFAQNSMQYDFSSSSWSGDYLDPSSFLDLWGSASGNNNTGWSHPEYERLLAESRATGDQEKRMALLARAEALMLSESPVIPLYWAKRSYLKRPEVRGWRPLLLDNHLFEDISLDADREHGKEAAP, from the coding sequence ATGCGCCTGTTCATGATGTTCTGTGTGATGCTTTTGCTCGCCGGATGCGATACGCGCACGAGCGTGGAACGGGCTCAGGAGGCAGGAGTGCTCATCGTGGGCAATAATGCGGAGCCCCAGAGTTTTGACCCCCACATCGCCACTTCCGTTTCCGATTTCAAGATGATCAATGCCGTCATGGAGGGGCTGCTGCGCGGGGATTCCAGGGATGATGCCGTTTTTCATCCCGCTGTGGCGGAGTCGTGGACGCACAGTCCGGAGGCGGACAAGTGGCGTTTTGCCCTGCGGAAGGGAACCGTGTGGAGCGACGGCGTTCCTGTGACGGCTCATGATTTCGTTTATGCCTATCATCGCCTGCTTCATCCGGGGTTTGGCGGGAGGTACGCGGACATGCTTTATCCGCTGAAGAATGCGGAAGCCTATAACCGGAACAGGCGCAGCCTGCTGCTGTGCGGTCCCGGTTCCCGGCTGGCCGGGGAAGAGGGGTTGGATGAGAAAGTGTTGGCCGGGGTGGATTGGGAGAGGCTGGACGGCATGGGAGCCGGTGAGCTGGAGGCTCTGCGGGATGCTCCTTCCCTGATGGAGTGGCCGGCCGGGATGCCGGAGGAAGGAGCGCGGAAGATTGCGGCGCGGATGTTGGAGGATGTTCGGGCCGGAAAGCCGGATTTATGGGAGGAAGCCCGCGTGGGCGTGCGCGCCGCGGATGATTATACCCTGGAGATGGAGCTGCGTTCCCCGATGCCCCAGCTTCCCCTGCTGCTGCTTCACTGCACCTGGTTCCCGGTTCCCCGCCATGCCGTGGAAGCCCGCGGCGGCATGCTGGACAGGACGGGGGGATGGATGCGGCCCGGAGCGGCCGTAGGGAACGGACCTTTTCTCATGGCGGAGCACCGGTTCAATGATTATGTGGAGGTGCGCCGCAATCCCCGGTACCGGAACGCTTCCGCCGTCCGGCTGAATGGAGTCCGTTTTCTTCCTACCGTGAACGGCTTTACGGAAACCCGCATGTTTTTCAACGGCAAGCTTCATGTCACCAACAATGTGCCTCCGGAGATGACGGCTTATGCCCGGGAGCGCGGAGGGGATGATTTTTGCCAGGATGATTATTACGTGACTATTTTTTACCGTCTGAATACGTCGCGTGCGCCTCTGGATGACACCCGGGTCAGGCGGGCCCTTTCCCTGGCGGTGGACCGGGAGGCCCTGGTGCGGGATGTGGTGTGCGGCGGCGGCCAGCCGTGCTTCGGCTTTACGCCGGACGGCGCCGGATACAAGACGCCGCATGGGGTGGAGTTCAATCCGGAGAAAGCGCGTTCCCTGCTGGCCCAGGCCGGTTTTCCCGGCGGGAAGGGGTTTCCCCGGCTGGAGCTGATGACTACATCCCGCGAAGTTCAGAAGACGATGGCGGAAGCCATCCAGGGCATGTGGAAAAAGCATCTGGGGATTCATGTGGATATCCGTTCCTGTGAGTGGACGGCCTACAAGTTCGCGCAGAATTCCATGCAGTATGATTTTAGTTCCTCCTCATGGTCCGGGGATTATCTGGACCCTTCCAGTTTTCTGGATTTGTGGGGTTCCGCCTCCGGGAACAATAATACGGGCTGGTCTCATCCGGAGTATGAACGCCTGCTGGCGGAGAGCCGCGCCACGGGAGACCAGGAGAAGCGCATGGCCCTGCTGGCCCGTGCGGAAGCGCTGATGCTTTCCGAATCCCCGGTGATTCCCCTGTATTGGGCCAAACGGTCCTATTTGAAGAGGCCGGAGGTGCGTGGGTGGCGTCCCCTGCTGCTGGACAACCATTTGTTTGAGGATATCAGCCTGGACGCCGACCGGGAACATGGGAAGGAGGCCGCGCCTTGA
- a CDS encoding DUF6056 family protein: MMSPRTSKVWFWALTAAALLYTALLSWWSPLTSDTYHHALTGMEHCFSSSMVWERCVASYMTWNPRIGEYLAFAVATAGKWLFMLINPFVQVGLALMMFYLASGCRVDPRSWPDVRLFGLGLLLLFTCTARPGVTIYWLSGATNYSWGAAVWLGFLCLYRGLLEDAESGRKGDAGKNNGWGKFAAAAVLGFPAGMTNENNIPGTWLLLGALFVFVRLVRKEKLPLWFYAGLAFQVAGSLCMLLAPGISARMHSATPGCAEPLSGFWSRWEALPSLLLRMHEYLALPVLLGVAAAWVLWKKFHRDRNSFRAWKIPFGIAAAYILASYAMALSFAAAVIPADHAMFSATLLFGIGVLALLRMWYGIPGAVPRPQITVAVFLALSGICVFSTIHDHLLLFGQHEKRVRLILEQKKAGMQEIIVPPLSPPSPWCSFIFWVDLSQNPEDYVNRGAAMYYGVKSIRIL; this comes from the coding sequence ATGATGTCCCCCCGCACGTCCAAGGTGTGGTTTTGGGCGCTGACCGCAGCCGCCTTATTATATACGGCGCTGCTCAGCTGGTGGAGTCCTCTCACTTCTGACACGTATCATCATGCCCTGACGGGCATGGAGCACTGCTTCTCTTCCAGCATGGTTTGGGAACGCTGCGTAGCCTCCTACATGACCTGGAATCCCAGAATCGGGGAATACCTGGCCTTTGCCGTAGCGACGGCGGGGAAATGGCTCTTCATGTTGATCAACCCCTTTGTGCAGGTCGGCCTTGCGCTGATGATGTTTTATCTGGCTTCCGGGTGCAGGGTGGATCCCCGTTCCTGGCCGGACGTGCGGCTGTTCGGATTGGGGCTTCTCCTCCTGTTCACGTGCACGGCCCGGCCCGGCGTCACGATTTACTGGCTCTCCGGCGCCACCAACTATTCCTGGGGCGCCGCCGTCTGGCTGGGCTTTCTGTGTCTGTACCGCGGTTTGCTGGAAGACGCGGAATCCGGGAGAAAAGGGGATGCCGGAAAGAACAATGGCTGGGGAAAGTTTGCCGCTGCGGCTGTTCTGGGATTTCCGGCGGGCATGACCAATGAAAACAATATTCCGGGAACCTGGCTGTTGCTGGGAGCCTTGTTCGTCTTTGTCCGCCTGGTGCGGAAGGAAAAACTTCCCCTGTGGTTTTATGCGGGTCTTGCGTTTCAGGTGGCAGGTTCCCTGTGCATGCTGCTTGCGCCCGGCATTTCCGCCCGGATGCATTCCGCCACTCCCGGCTGTGCGGAACCCCTTTCCGGTTTTTGGAGCAGATGGGAAGCTCTCCCTTCGCTCCTGCTCCGGATGCATGAATACCTGGCTCTTCCGGTGTTGCTGGGCGTGGCGGCTGCCTGGGTTCTCTGGAAAAAATTCCACAGAGACCGGAACTCTTTCCGGGCATGGAAAATTCCCTTTGGAATAGCGGCGGCATATATTCTGGCGTCTTATGCCATGGCTCTTTCTTTCGCCGCCGCCGTCATTCCGGCGGACCATGCCATGTTTTCCGCCACCCTGCTGTTCGGTATCGGCGTGCTGGCCCTTCTTCGTATGTGGTACGGCATCCCCGGTGCCGTGCCCCGTCCGCAGATAACTGTGGCTGTTTTTCTGGCGTTGTCCGGAATATGTGTTTTTTCAACCATTCATGATCATCTGCTTCTGTTCGGGCAGCATGAAAAGCGCGTCCGCCTGATTCTGGAGCAGAAAAAGGCCGGCATGCAGGAAATCATTGTTCCTCCCCTCTCTCCTCCCTCCCCGTGGTGCTCTTTCATTTTCTGGGTGGACCTGTCTCAAAACCCGGAAGACTACGTCAACAGAGGCGCGGCAATGTATTATGGCGTGAAGAGCATCAGAATCTTGTAG
- a CDS encoding saccharopine dehydrogenase family protein produces the protein MNTVLIIGAGGVGHVVANKCAQLPDIFQSIHLASRTKSKCDAVAEDVRSRTGVSITTHSVDADDVPATVTLIREIKPQLLINVALPYQDLTLMEACLETGVNYLDTANYEPRDVAKFEYSWQWAYQEQFRNAGLFALLGSGFDPGVTNVFTAWALKHHFDEIHTLDIIDVNGGNHGKAFATNFNPEINIREVTAPCRHWEEGAFRETAPMSMHRSFACPQEVGTYEIYRMYHEEMESLVKHIPTIRRAQFWMSFSPNYLKHLEVLQNVGMTRIDPVMYNGVEIIPLQFLKAVLPDPGDLGKTTRGKTCIGNVITGIKDGQFKAVYIYNICDHEQCFEEVGSQAISYTTGVPAMIGAEMILTGKWTGAGVFNMEQNDPDPFMDELNKRGLPWHCVELTEEQAKALQVQ, from the coding sequence ATGAATACGGTTTTAATCATTGGAGCAGGCGGCGTTGGACATGTGGTAGCCAATAAATGCGCCCAGCTGCCGGACATTTTTCAAAGCATTCATCTGGCCTCCCGCACGAAAAGCAAATGCGATGCCGTTGCGGAGGACGTACGCTCCAGAACGGGCGTCAGCATCACTACCCATTCCGTAGATGCGGACGACGTGCCCGCTACCGTGACCCTCATCCGGGAAATCAAGCCGCAGCTGCTGATCAACGTGGCCCTGCCCTACCAGGACCTCACCCTGATGGAAGCCTGCCTGGAAACCGGCGTCAACTACCTGGATACCGCCAACTATGAACCCCGTGACGTAGCCAAATTCGAATACTCCTGGCAATGGGCGTACCAGGAGCAATTCCGCAACGCCGGGCTTTTCGCCCTGCTGGGTTCCGGCTTTGACCCCGGCGTCACCAATGTCTTTACGGCATGGGCCCTCAAGCATCACTTTGATGAAATCCATACGCTGGACATCATTGACGTCAATGGCGGCAATCATGGCAAGGCTTTCGCCACCAACTTCAACCCGGAAATCAACATCCGGGAAGTAACGGCGCCCTGCCGCCACTGGGAAGAAGGAGCCTTCCGGGAAACCGCCCCCATGAGCATGCACCGGAGTTTCGCCTGCCCGCAGGAAGTGGGCACCTATGAAATCTACCGCATGTACCATGAAGAAATGGAAAGCCTGGTCAAGCACATCCCCACCATCCGCCGGGCTCAATTCTGGATGTCCTTCTCACCGAACTACCTCAAGCACCTGGAAGTGCTTCAGAACGTGGGCATGACCCGCATTGACCCGGTCATGTACAACGGAGTTGAAATCATCCCGCTGCAATTCCTCAAGGCCGTACTGCCGGACCCCGGGGACCTGGGCAAGACGACCAGGGGAAAAACCTGCATCGGCAACGTCATCACCGGAATCAAGGACGGCCAATTCAAGGCTGTGTACATTTACAACATTTGCGACCATGAACAATGTTTTGAAGAAGTAGGTTCCCAGGCCATTTCCTATACCACCGGGGTTCCGGCCATGATCGGCGCGGAAATGATCCTTACGGGCAAATGGACTGGCGCGGGAGTCTTCAACATGGAACAAAATGATCCGGACCCCTTCATGGACGAACTTAACAAGCGCGGCCTTCCCTGGCACTGCGTGGAGCTCACGGAAGAACAGGCCAAAGCCCTGCAAGTCCAATAA
- a CDS encoding alpha-L-fucosidase yields the protein MFKFKHRTSRILTVLVGIISIQAGNAVTASWLRPYINGEEIVGTTLESRYSAPDGESANPVIRWEKADVRDGKTVVVQQGRDAESYTLTDKDAGKYFRIIVGCGTKDAAASQWIGPVITEKQAESINNRFHPGRSYRENVDELQKELSEKLRNAVYFTVNTDKLHGAPCAMAGNKRIPLPEDIRPFRENGKIYISQPFVQAVFNRELPDEIMEEAAGQKAYEINNVARVLQLNLWLGDKAKSPVPNFRMQPMAEGLVILSPEKDIFSPVEDRDLINEAVNGLFDFKADNKQLKWFRDAKFGLFVHWNPSSLLEREISWERNAARPKDSASGHNNTVDFEYDSAHRRFTPKQYDPRKWMSVAKKSGMKYAVLTTKHHDGFSNFPSDYDTFTIAATPYGKDIVEQFAAAVHAAGLRLGFYYSGRDWYNPYYLTDQHYRYLEYYFGQVSELLTRYGQVDVLWFDSLGNSSLNQWDPRTMMRRIKQYQPDILINNRMNSTRGGNKEPLPDDLKGDFLTPECKLGPFNTQTPWESCMTVADIPGTRWTGNWSYTSKAIPKPVETSIRFLINNIVKDGNLLYNIGPTPLGTFDPKQTETFLSMGKWIALYREAIYNTRGGPYRDQPWGGSCYRADHNGKKTVYLHVSPLIARQGKELKGNTPLFIKDIGEKFTRATLIVDGIGNGKAVRLEKEGNQYKITLPEGVTWDRLDTVIKLQ from the coding sequence ATGTTTAAATTCAAACACCGAACATCCCGTATCTTGACCGTACTCGTGGGGATAATCTCCATTCAGGCAGGAAATGCCGTCACCGCCTCGTGGCTCAGACCTTATATTAATGGTGAAGAAATAGTCGGAACTACGCTGGAAAGCCGTTACAGCGCGCCTGACGGAGAATCCGCCAATCCCGTAATCCGGTGGGAAAAAGCAGATGTCCGGGACGGAAAAACCGTAGTGGTTCAGCAGGGCCGTGATGCGGAATCCTACACCCTGACGGACAAGGATGCAGGAAAATATTTCCGGATTATTGTGGGCTGCGGAACCAAAGACGCGGCTGCCAGCCAGTGGATCGGCCCGGTCATCACGGAAAAACAGGCGGAAAGCATCAATAACCGTTTCCATCCCGGCAGGAGCTACCGGGAAAATGTGGACGAGCTTCAAAAAGAACTATCTGAAAAACTCCGAAACGCCGTATACTTTACCGTAAATACGGACAAGCTGCATGGAGCTCCCTGCGCGATGGCCGGAAATAAACGAATCCCTCTGCCCGAAGATATCAGACCTTTCCGGGAAAACGGGAAAATCTATATCAGCCAACCCTTTGTACAGGCCGTTTTCAACAGGGAACTGCCCGATGAAATCATGGAGGAAGCAGCCGGACAGAAAGCTTATGAAATAAATAATGTGGCCAGGGTTCTGCAACTCAACCTCTGGCTGGGAGACAAGGCAAAATCTCCCGTACCAAACTTTCGCATGCAGCCCATGGCGGAAGGGCTGGTGATTCTCTCTCCTGAAAAAGACATCTTCTCTCCAGTAGAAGACCGTGACCTGATTAATGAAGCCGTCAACGGACTCTTCGATTTCAAGGCCGATAATAAACAGTTAAAATGGTTTCGGGATGCCAAATTCGGCTTGTTTGTTCACTGGAACCCTTCTTCCCTGCTGGAACGGGAAATAAGCTGGGAACGCAATGCTGCGCGTCCCAAAGACAGCGCCAGCGGCCATAACAATACTGTAGACTTTGAGTACGACTCCGCCCACCGCCGCTTCACCCCCAAGCAATATGACCCCAGAAAATGGATGTCCGTCGCCAAAAAAAGCGGTATGAAATATGCCGTGCTGACCACCAAGCATCACGACGGCTTCTCTAACTTCCCCTCCGACTACGACACGTTCACCATTGCCGCCACTCCCTACGGCAAAGACATCGTGGAACAATTCGCGGCGGCAGTTCATGCGGCCGGGCTCAGACTGGGATTTTATTATTCTGGACGAGACTGGTACAATCCCTACTACTTGACCGACCAGCACTACCGCTATCTGGAATACTACTTCGGCCAGGTCAGCGAACTGCTCACCCGCTACGGCCAGGTGGATGTGCTCTGGTTCGACAGCCTGGGCAATAGCTCCCTCAACCAGTGGGATCCCCGCACTATGATGCGCCGCATCAAGCAGTACCAGCCGGACATTCTGATCAACAACCGCATGAACAGCACCCGCGGAGGCAATAAGGAACCGCTGCCCGACGACCTGAAAGGGGATTTCCTGACGCCGGAATGCAAGCTAGGCCCCTTCAATACCCAAACGCCCTGGGAAAGCTGCATGACCGTAGCGGATATCCCCGGCACCCGCTGGACGGGCAACTGGTCCTACACATCCAAGGCAATACCCAAGCCCGTCGAAACCTCTATCAGATTCCTGATCAATAACATTGTCAAGGACGGCAACCTGCTTTACAACATCGGCCCCACTCCACTGGGAACATTTGATCCGAAACAGACTGAAACTTTCCTGTCCATGGGAAAATGGATTGCTCTCTACAGGGAGGCTATTTACAACACCCGCGGAGGCCCCTACAGGGACCAGCCATGGGGAGGCAGCTGCTACAGGGCGGATCACAACGGCAAAAAAACCGTTTATCTTCACGTCAGCCCGCTGATTGCCCGACAAGGAAAAGAGCTAAAGGGAAATACCCCCCTGTTCATCAAAGATATCGGGGAAAAATTCACGAGAGCGACCCTCATTGTGGACGGCATCGGAAACGGAAAAGCCGTCAGGCTTGAAAAGGAAGGAAACCAGTACAAAATCACTTTGCCCGAGGGTGTCACCTGGGACAGGTTGGACACCGTCATCAAACTTCAATAA
- a CDS encoding thioredoxin family protein, whose protein sequence is MIRQILPVVVAACVAPCFAAEGWITDMDAAKKQAAEQKKDLMIEFTGSDWCPPCMQLRANVFSKPDFQKEAQKNFVLVELDYPRGKEQSKEMKAANEKLAQQYGVRGFPTVVFADASGKPFGGFVGGRSGDDVMKAMQDALKNKEALSAAEANVAKAATDEAKVAALMEVLKLAPKEYVDNFYGDVKAEIKKLDKEDKSGLKAADAHADLLKKEQKDVQNYLAGKLTDKTTPAEALQVVKAYPDRDKLLPETQQQLLMMEFGTYLNSTGDVDGAVLILDKVAELKPGTEIGMQAPRIKAGVLANKDKIKAQIDAAKKAQSK, encoded by the coding sequence ATGATTAGACAAATTCTGCCAGTAGTTGTTGCCGCCTGCGTCGCTCCCTGTTTTGCCGCGGAAGGGTGGATTACCGATATGGATGCCGCCAAAAAACAGGCCGCCGAACAGAAAAAGGATTTAATGATCGAGTTCACCGGTTCCGACTGGTGCCCTCCCTGCATGCAGCTCCGCGCCAACGTATTCAGCAAGCCGGACTTCCAGAAGGAAGCGCAGAAAAATTTCGTTCTGGTGGAGCTGGATTATCCGCGCGGCAAGGAACAGTCCAAGGAAATGAAAGCCGCCAATGAAAAACTTGCCCAGCAGTACGGCGTGCGGGGATTCCCGACCGTTGTGTTTGCGGACGCTTCCGGCAAGCCTTTTGGGGGATTTGTCGGGGGGCGTTCCGGGGATGATGTCATGAAAGCCATGCAGGATGCCCTGAAGAACAAGGAAGCGCTAAGCGCCGCGGAAGCGAATGTCGCCAAGGCTGCTACGGATGAAGCGAAGGTTGCCGCTTTGATGGAAGTGCTCAAGCTGGCTCCTAAGGAATATGTGGACAATTTTTATGGTGACGTGAAAGCGGAAATCAAGAAGCTGGACAAAGAGGACAAGTCCGGCTTGAAAGCTGCAGACGCCCATGCTGACCTGCTTAAAAAGGAACAGAAGGACGTGCAGAATTATCTTGCCGGCAAGCTGACGGACAAGACGACGCCTGCGGAAGCCCTTCAGGTGGTTAAGGCGTATCCCGACCGTGACAAGCTTCTGCCGGAAACACAGCAGCAGTTGCTGATGATGGAGTTCGGAACCTATCTGAATTCCACCGGTGATGTGGACGGCGCCGTTTTGATTCTGGATAAGGTGGCCGAATTGAAGCCGGGAACGGAAATCGGGATGCAGGCCCCTCGCATCAAGGCCGGCGTTCTTGCCAACAAGGATAAGATCAAGGCCCAGATTGACGCCGCCAAAAAAGCGCAGAGCAAATAA
- a CDS encoding ABC transporter permease — MILKRLGQGLLVLLVLETVTFFLIRLLPGHPFMGEKKLPEHVLQQLQASYGLDQPSLVQYGRYWWNMLAHGDLGPSLVKEGVSVADMIGQSFPVSLQLGVIGMAISILAGIPAGIVAALYKNRWMDWWVMLVSMAGICIPAFVVAPVLGVALGMHVPGLSVAGWDSPGCVVLPALTLGLVNAAYLARLTRGGMLEVLGQDFIRTARAKGAGPFRTVWKHALRGGLIPALSYLGPAFAAMITGSFVVETCFQVPGMGQHFVNATTDRDYFLIQGLVLFYGILIVAANLGVDLVQMAVNPRLRKES; from the coding sequence ATGATTCTGAAACGCCTGGGGCAGGGGCTTCTGGTCCTGCTGGTGCTGGAGACCGTGACGTTTTTCCTGATACGCCTGTTGCCGGGGCACCCCTTCATGGGGGAAAAGAAGCTGCCGGAGCATGTCCTCCAGCAGCTTCAGGCCAGTTACGGGCTGGATCAGCCCTCCCTGGTTCAATACGGGCGTTACTGGTGGAACATGCTGGCGCATGGCGACCTGGGACCGTCTTTGGTGAAGGAAGGCGTCAGCGTGGCGGATATGATCGGCCAGTCATTTCCTGTTTCCCTCCAGCTTGGCGTCATAGGCATGGCTATTTCCATTCTGGCGGGGATTCCCGCCGGAATCGTGGCGGCTCTGTACAAGAACCGGTGGATGGATTGGTGGGTGATGCTGGTTTCCATGGCCGGCATCTGCATTCCCGCCTTTGTCGTGGCTCCGGTGCTGGGCGTGGCTCTGGGCATGCATGTGCCCGGCTTGAGTGTAGCCGGATGGGATTCTCCCGGTTGCGTGGTGCTCCCGGCTTTGACGCTGGGTCTGGTGAATGCCGCATATCTGGCGCGCCTGACGCGCGGCGGCATGCTTGAAGTGCTGGGGCAGGATTTTATCCGGACGGCTCGGGCCAAGGGGGCGGGGCCTTTCCGTACGGTTTGGAAGCACGCTTTGCGAGGCGGCCTGATTCCGGCCCTTTCCTATCTGGGGCCTGCTTTTGCCGCCATGATTACCGGTTCCTTTGTGGTGGAGACCTGCTTCCAGGTTCCCGGCATGGGCCAGCATTTCGTGAACGCGACAACGGACCGGGATTATTTTCTCATCCAGGGCCTTGTTCTGTTTTACGGTATTCTGATCGTCGCGGCCAATCTGGGTGTGGACCTGGTGCAAATGGCCGTCAACCCGAGATTGAGAAAGGAATCATGA